ATAATGTGGAGAATACATGTGGCCAAGGAAGATAGCGACTACAGGTCTGTCTCTTTTAATATAATTGTCATGAAGGACACCCACCTTACCTTGGGTTCATCATTTCTGTCAAGTGGGGTGCCGATGATTCAACCCTCTTCACAACTGAACTTGTGATTGTCAATTAGCTCAAGTCCCTATCTTGTTCTCTGCTTCAAGAGAGCATGCTCCTTGAAGCTGCTTCTGGCCACAAATTAGTGCCTTTCCTTATGTCTGTCTCTAGATTATGTCTCTCTGCTTCCTCAAATATCAAACTTCAGAACTGACTTTCCAACTACTTGATAGAGGTGCCTCTTTCCAAATGAGTTCCTCTCACCAGTAGAAGTTATGACCACTGGGGCAgtggaggaaggaaataaaatctcTCTCCATCCCCTGCACATTTCCTTCCACAACTGTGGAAATCTCAGATTGATGGGGCATATTTATTTTAAGCATCAAGTGTTCATGACTTTAATGACATTATTCTCTGCTTGGTCAATCAGAAAAATATATACTGTGTTACGATCCCATGATTGTATCAACTGAGATGGAAGGGTAATCAAAACTTTCTAATTGTACTGTTCAAAAATGGGCCAGCCTGTGAAGTAGGGAGTTTATGCGTTAGAATGTTACATTATTCCTATTCATGAAAGGGGTTAGACAAAATGGATTAAGAGGTCCCGTAAAAACTCAATCCTAGAGCTTCCAGGGAGATCAAGAAAATGTTGATCCtttcaaaaggaaggaaaaaccaGTTTTAGAATATGAGTTTGGCTTTAAACATGTTGAGTTCAAAATGAAGATGGAATGTGTAGGTGGAAATATGAAGGCAATCAGTAATAATGGCTAGAGCTTAGGAAAAAAGAACGAGCTATGTGGAGGTTGCCTGCCCACATAGGAAAGTTGAAACCTTGGGCAGCAGATGGGGATGATGGAGACATTGGATAGGAAAACACAAAACTGATGACTGATTTTTATGGTAAACCTGCATTTAGAGATAaggaggccaaaaaaaaaagggagtaaGTAGTATGATGGAAGCCAAGAGGAGAGAATTTCAATCAGGAATGATTGTGCCACAGTTTCAATATTCTCCCATCTTTCCAGAGCCTCCCATTGTCCACTAGGTTTCATTTTCTATCCTTGCCGcgtcaccaattttttttttttgcctttttagtctcatatttctatttcccttctctctttagGGGGCAGTGCTGAAAATCGGCCTGTCCTTCGCTACAGCAAGGAACAGCGACCAACCACCCTGCCTATCCAGCCTTTTGTGTTCCAGCACCATTTCCCTAAACAGCTGCCCAAGACCAGGGCCTTACACAGCCTCTCCCAACTCTACAGCCTCTCTGGCAGCAGTCGTTCACAGGCACCTGTTCTGCTGGCCCCCACCTCCCAGGGCTCTGTCCTGGCCCCCTCAGCACAGGCAGCTGCTCCTGCTCCCCGAACAGTGGATGGAGCTGCTTCCCTCTCTGAAGAAAGCACCAGAAAGGCTGCACTTGACCCAGACACCTCTCGGCCATCCCCTCTGGGAAGCTATTCTCCCATCCGAAGTTCAGGCCCCTTTGGGACCAGCACCGATTCTTCCTCTGCCTCCGGTTCTCCCCCTGAGCACGCTGTGGATGGCCCCCCACCACGAAGCCGCTCCTGCCCTGCCGCAGCCAACCTGATCCCTGTCCGACAGGCCCTGATGCCTGGCCCCGCCCCCCAGCTGGAGGCCCCAGAGAGGCTACCACCAGAGTCCAGCCCATTGCTCTCTGAGTATCGACTCCATGGGGCAGGCAACCTGTCCCACCTGGGTCCCACAGGACCTAGCCTGAGCAGAGCTGAAAGCCTAGCTCGGGGAGGTGGTGAGGGCAACATTACATTCCGGCTTAGTAAGGGTACTAAGCATGCATCTCCAACCTCCCCCAGCAATGCCCAGACCCCCCCAGCATACCCTACAGAGATAACTCCCACCCTTCCTAGCAAATGGGGAATAGCTCTTCACCTTTCACTTGGGTGGTCCTTTAAGGGATATCTCCATAGAGCTCTCCTACCCTAGAGCTCCATAGGGCCTATAGGGCAACAATCCAGGGGGTGAAAAATGCTGGTAACTGTAGctaacttttcttttctcattctaccATGCCACAGCCAACCACCTATCCCCTCAAGCTCTCAAGTGGCGAGAATATCGACGAAAGAACCCACTAGGGCCCCCAGGGCTTGGGGGAAGTCTGGACCGGAGGCCCCAAGAGACTCGACTGGCCCGGAGAAATCCTCTGTTTGAGTTCCCTGGATCCCTCAGTGCTGCAGGTCACCTGCAGTGCCGCCTAAATGGTACATGCACCAATGAGGAGGTCGTGTTGTGTGTGGACTTTATGTAAACTTGAGAGGAGGAGGCAGGAAGTGAGGCTGGCAAGCCATCCCCAGGAGCACAAATTGCAAATGACACATTCCCCACGGAAGGAGCAACAGGAATAAGTCTAGAGACATCGTGAGAAAAGGGTTGGAGGAAGTAAATAGGTATGGGTCAGCATCAGGTCTGGGATAAAAAAGTTATAGCTAGGGTTGATTGTCTCTCCCACCCTTCTTCCCAGGTCAAGCAGCAAAGCAGTTGCCATTGAATCATGCCGACTTCTTCTCTGACCCCTTCTCCTTGGCTGAGAAGCCACCGGCTgagttctgtctctctccagatgGCAACACAGAAGCGGTCTCAATTGATCTGCTACAAAAGAAAGGTGGGAACCCATCCCCATCCCTGCCCTACTTGAGCCAGGAGCATTGCTGTCAATCTCCATCTTATCTTTTCACAATCCCCCTAGATCATCTCCTCCAAAGTTTGTATGGTGACTATTCTTGGACAATGTTGGATCCATCATTATATAACCACTTTATCTGTTCTCCAGGATTGGTGAAGGATGTTAACACTGCTGTAGATCTCATTGTGGCACATTTTGGCACAAGCAGGGATCCTGGGGTTAAGGTATGGAAAAAACTAATAGGAACAATTGGTAAGAGCCTCATCTAGAGTCGATCCTTGCCCTTCAAAATCTCTTGTGCCCCTGTGTCTTCATACCACCTTACTGTTTTTCAGGCCAAGCTGGGAAACAGCTCTGTAAGCCCCAATGTGGGTCACCTCGTGCTGAAGTACCTATGTCCAGCTGTTCAGGCTGTGCTCGGTGATGGACTCAAGGCCTTTGTGCTGGATGTCATCATTGGGCAGCGCAAAAACATGCCCTGGAGTGTGGTTGAAGCTTCCACACAACTTGGTATGGGAGTGGAGGAGCTTGGAGGGAgggaaatggcaagatttgggaGTTCATTATTTTTGAGCAAACACTTCATTCCCCTCAGGTCCATCCACCAAAATTCTACATGGCCTCTACAACAAGGTCAGCCAGTTCCCAGAGCTTACTAGTCATACTATGCGCTTCAATGCCTTTATTCTTGGCCTTCTCAAGTAAGTATGTGAATTCAAACCACCCCTACCACTTCTTATGAGAATTTTTATACAAGTCACTATCCCATAATGAATTCCATACTCCTTCCCTCACAAATTTGGTACCAACCCACAGAGCCACAGCGTTGAGGAATgtttaaatattcctttattttggaTCATTCTGCTGCACACACAAAATTAATCagattcatattaaaaataagcCTGCTCATTTCTTAGAATCCTATAATGGAgtagggatttgaactcatccaCTGAATCAGGAGAACCAAAGAGTTATCCCCACCTAAGACTTGTTGGAACTTTTACCCTAGTGCTACCCCCCATTAAAGTTTCACTTGCCATATTCCTTCATAACTACCCCTCTCCCTGCTCTTAAGTGGCATGCCCCTCAGCTCAAAACCTCCACCTCAGCTCAAAACCTCCACTCTTATCTCCTTTAGCATTCGTTCCCTGGAGTTCTGGTTCAATCATCTTTACAACCATGAAGGTAAATACTGTCCCATCCCCTGCAAAATGCCCATCACCCCAAAACTTTGGGCTCTGACCACTGCAGGcctgtgggggtgggggggggttCTCCAAAGTCTCCTGTGCAGTGGCGTATATGCCTCCCCTATCTTCTTAAAATCCAGATCTGTATCTGGATGCCTTCCCCCATCCTTCCCTCTCCTTACAGATATCATTCAAGCTCATTACCAGCCATGGGGTTTCCTTAGTGCAGCTCACACTGTGTGCCCAGGATTGTTTGAAgagctactgctgctgctgcaacCTCTGGCACTGCTACCCTTCAACCTCGACCTGCTGTTCCAACATCGGCTCCTTCAGAATGGCCGTCAGCAGCAACAGCAGAAGGAGCTGCTCCGAGTATCCCAGGGACTGCTGCTCTCGGCCCACTCCACTCTGCAGCTGGCACGTGCCCGGGAACAGGAGAGCCATGGTGGCACAGATGGGGCAGCCCCAGGGGAGCGGGTGAAAGGGGTGGGTGCTCCAgcaggaggggaagaggaagagaaggtggCAGCGACCATAGCAGAAGTACAAGCAGGCGCAGGGCAGGGTGAGAAGGTGGCAGCAGCGACCATAGCAGAAGTACAAGCAGGCGCAGGGCAGGGTGGGCGGGCACGAAGCGGGCAGGCTGGCTGGTGGTACCAGCTCATGCAGAGCTCCCAAGTCTATATTGATGGCTCTGGTGAAGGCTCCAGATTTCCCCGGACCAGTGAAAAGAAGAAAGTACCAGGGGGCTCCCAGGCTCCACCTCCCCGAGAAGGTGTGGTGGAAGGGGCAGAAGCCTGTCCCACTGCTGAGGAAGCTCCCAGCCGGGAGAGGGGCTGGCCTTTCTGGATGGGGAGCCCCCCAGACTCTGTGTTAGCTGAGCTGAGGCGAAGCCGGGAGCGTGAAGGGCCTGTAGCCCCCCAGGGAGGCAATGAGGAGGGGACCCAGCAGGAATCCACTACTGGAGGTATCAAGTGGGGACATCTGTTTGGCTCTCGGAAGACCCAGCGAGAGGCACGGCCACTCAATAGGTAAGATTTCAGTTACAGTACacaaggggaagggatggggcaAACACAAGGGAAGAGTTGGGGTTGAGGGAACCTTGGGTAGATAAGAGTCAGTGCCCTTGGAGGTGTCAGGACTTTATTTCCTCCCACCCCCCAGGCTGCCCTCAGACTGGCTAAGCCTAGACAAGTCAGTGTTCCAGCTGGTGGCGCAGACAGTAGCTGCCCGCCGAGAGTCAGAATTGAGGGAAGGCCCTGAAGAAACGCCTGCCCTGGAGTTGCCCTCTAATTTGCCCTGGTGAGCAGGGGAAGAGGTGGTGGGAGTGGGGATGGATAAAAGGGCTGTTGGCTCCAGTGGATTtgacttctgtttctttttctctctagcGAGGTGCAAGCACTCTGTCACCATTTGGCCACAGGGCCTGGGCAGCTGAGCTTCTGCAAGGGGGACGTCCTGCAGGTGCTGGGATCGGCTGGGGGTGATTGGCTTAGGTGCGGCAGAGGCTCCGACACTGGCCTGGTGCCCCTCGCCTATGTGACACCGGCTCCCACCCCAACCTTTACCCCTAGGGGTACTCAAGATTGAGGCCCCTGTGCATGCTGGAGCCCCTCCAGGCACCTTCATTTTCCTTAGGGACTCAAGAGCCCAGGATGGGCCACAGACTTGGCTCCCTCCAGCCTGATGGGAGCTGAAGAGCCATGCCTGTCTCCCACATGCCTGCCCTCCCCATTTGCTCTGTATTCATTAATCCCTCATAATCTGTCCCAGACCACTCACAACCCACCACCTATGCCCACCCTCTAAGAGGACTAGGCCCTGGGATGCCGAGACTTCAACTCCTGCCCCCAGCTGTGAGGTGAGGGTACAAAGAGAGGGGTTGTGCCATGGGAGCACTGGGCTGGGCAGTGCTGTGTAGAGGGGAGAGTAACAGTATTGGGGGCCAGTCCCTCCCCAGGCCCCCCCCAGCTGTAAATAGGCTGCTGCCAACACCCTGGCCATATGGGGGAGGGCCCGGGccaatgtttatttattatttatttattatgcataTTAATAAAAAAGGTGCTCAGCCTCTGTCCCTGCTCCTCCCCCATCTCTTCCCAATGAACTGCTTCTAGAAGTTTCTGAGGCTCAAAGCCTCATGGGAGTCCCATAGGTGTAAACACACTGGAACTTAGCTAAGGAAAGCTGACAGAGCAGACACACAAAATAGAGAGATCATGGTGTTGGGGGTCTCTCAATGAAGCTCTGCCTAGGACTTTTAGGTTTTTAACTCCTTGTGGAGCTGTTCCATCCACCCCATCTGGTATTATAGAGCAGCTTTAACTTAGACTTTTAGGACCTTTGTCATCctgtccctctttctccccaGTCCGATTCAGACTTCCATCCCAGTTCTCACCTGGCACATAATCCCTATAACAGGGCACCATGCCTAAATTCTTTAAGTAAGTCCTGGAAAGACTGGGAAGACGCTTGTGGTTCCTCTGGCCCCTGGCCCCTGGGCACATCTGCCCAAATTCCTGCAGAGCCTGATTGGTGAGGACAGGAAAACTAGAGCCAAAATGAAAACGGGCTCGGGGCACAAATCCAGTAAACCctgtaaggaaaaaaatgaacattcactATCTGGATATAATAAGGGcgctcttctcttctcccttccctatcATCCCCTATCATCCCCTACCATACCCATTCTTCACCTGAGATGAAGAACTTCTCAGGATCTCTGTCATCCATGGAATAGGGGGAGGCCTGAGGGGACACCAAAGGAAAACACACTTATACACCCACCTTAGGTTCATAGGGAGCAAAGATCCTTGGGCAGCTTCCCACAAGAGTAAAAAATGAAGCTtcactcccccctccccttgTCACCCTTGTTGATCTCTCCCAGCCTTTTGGTCAGAGCCCCTCACTTTTGGTTTCTGCTCTGACTGCAGTTCCAGCTTCAGACGCTTCTCTGATTCCTTTTCATCCTCTGCTTTAGACTCCAGTTCTTTCTTCTCAGTCTCCAGCAGTTCTTTATACCCTGTACCTAGACAGCTAGTAAAGTCCCTCAAAGCTTCAGCCCAGACCTGGGTGCatctcttggcaaagatgtgCTGAGACCGGGGCACAAAGCCTGGAAGGCCATATTGAAGATGATGATTAGGAGTCCCAATGTCCCCAAGGAAAAGAAGCATGCATGCTAATTAATATTTGAGGGCACGTGCCTATTTCCTTGGGGTGTGGAATGGGGAGGAATGAGTATCATATGTCCTTTCCCCCAAAAGGATACCTGGATATCAGATATGCCTTTGAGATAGTCATACCTGTGTACCCTGGGATCATGTTGGACTTGATCCTTTCATGTCCATGGCAAGAATGCTTGATCGGGGGCAGAAGCATTCGATGGGCAGGGGGCCAGGCTAGGTCAGAGGGGCCAGACAGCAGCAGCTGTGCGGTCAGTTGTCCATAGGTCTTCCCCAGGCTGAACCCAAGCTGTGGGCAGTGTCCAGTATACCTATGGTATAGGGTTCATGCACTATCCCCCATACACTTGTGGCAAATGTACTCTCCTGATGATCCCTACATATATATTGGGTATCTCCCATTACACTACACCACCTCCCTGTATGTCCCAATTGTTATCTTACAAGGGACAGGTAGGCATGTTGGGCTTTTCGTTTTTGTTTTCAGTCCAGTGGCCATGTTCTCTCAGCTGTTACCAAGGAGACGACAGCACGCCACTGGGAATGGGGGCCAGGAGATTGCCATCACAATTTTCCTGCCTCCCTATACCCCTTTGTCCCAGCTTGTCTTCTAGACCCGATATCTCTAGTTTGGTTAACCACCCCCAACATCATTCTCAGCTCCCTCCCCAATCCATCACACCATCTTCTGAAGGAGTTCTTAGTGAAGAGACCTTACTTACCCTGGGATGTAATAAGGAACCTGGGGTGGTAGCCCTGGGGGGAAGGCAGAGCTGGCCATGGCCCTGGATCAGAAAAAGAGCCTTCCCAGTCAGACTCTAGCCTGTGTGTGTGCTTGGGGTGTCCAGGGCTGCGAGGAGTGGGTGGAGCAAGGGGCTGGACTTAACCGGTTGCCTGGGAATCTGAGACAACAGACCCCTGTGAAGCAGCATGTCTGCCCCACACAACCCAGAATGGGTCAAACCCTGAGGCAGACAGCGCCTCATTTGAGGCTATGGGGATGAGCATTTATTCCTTGCTTATTCATCAGAGCACACAGAAAATTCGACTGAGTTGAAGAAAACTTTTTACAAGGAGAGTGGATAGGAGCCCTTGAGCTGGACCAGATACATAATTTGTGGCTTTAGAGAGGCCTTAGGATCTGATTCAGTGTGGAAGGATACTGCTATTATTTGAGaggcaaaagaagaaaaggtagaaaaagcCAGGAAGATGAAGGTGTGAAGGTAGCTAGTCACTCAACCCTTCACAGCTTCATCTTCCTGGCTTTTTCTGACTAGCTACTTTTTAATTAACACATAGTTAAATAGTGTTTAATCACCTATTAGGACACTTTATAGGGATAAAGCGTCTCCTAGAGACAAAGTATGAGTGCATAAAACATTTGTTCAACTTTGTATTGGCACTAAATGACAAAAACTAATGGTATATAGTGCAATAGGAGTAAGCACTGAGTAAGGATTAAggtggggcagccaggtggcaaaatgaattaaaacagatctagctggagtcagaaagactcaacttcctgagttcccatccagcctcagacactgtgtccctgcacaagtcactttatGACAAAGCCCTCTTTGTTCTAGTTCGTCAACAGTAAAATGAACCATAAAAGGAAACGGTCagccagtccagtatctttgccaagaaaaccccaaaggggaccATGAAAAGtcaagtcagatacaactgaaaaatgaataaagtgtGAAGAGGTCTTGAGAGGATGTAAGGAAGCTTTTTGGATTCTGGGAGAAAGAGTTCATGACTACAATGGAGGATTTGCCTTTAGTCACACCCCATCAGTTAGTTCTAAAAGCCACAGGTTAAATAAAGACCACTGAGGAGCTGAGGAGCACCTTTAAACCTAAGGAAAAACTCAAGGGGGACATGAGAACTCATGTCCgggttcaagtatttgaagagctgcTGTCTTCAATCTCTTTAACCCCAGAAGGTAGAATCAGGAACAAGTTCGAAAGTCTCAGAAGGGCAATTTTGACTGTTTAA
This sequence is a window from Sminthopsis crassicaudata isolate SCR6 chromosome 1, ASM4859323v1, whole genome shotgun sequence. Protein-coding genes within it:
- the RUSC2 gene encoding AP-4 complex accessory subunit RUSC2 isoform X5, with the protein product MPSAELSRMDSPPKLTGETLIVHHIPLVHCQVPDRQCCGGGGAGNGSSRTNPFCPPELGHPDRDLTQADSLLYSRVLPASGSAVGPGDGPKSRIRDGRGPGVPKRHNPFLMKEGEPEEPYGDCDSSTQQSFHLHGSRQPPFQLATLDPGTGKTWGATNSRAGVVEGQEQEPLSSSSEAQKCSHGYHCPPEQEAETMELDEGGGPGANDTSGFSFDQEWKLSLDESPRNPGVRACGCSGSGSRHCRCSSTSSQSEVADQSMGYVSDSSCNSSDGVLVTFSALYNKMHGHSRANLNSAPLSCSDSSFCSHSDPGAFYLDLHSSPAESKMSCESHHPDSGGGDEGCGCPHASSPELDANCNSYRPHCEPCPAAADLTACFQSQARLVVATQNYYKLVTCDLSSQSSPSPAGSSITSCSEEHTKGSPGPVSGQPTEYYLFQKPETHTEEQKAKSSPTEVGPGAGPDVIEGQVYVNVSPPILSSGRQRSRSYDRSLERSPPNRLGSLERMLSCPVRLSEGPSSLAGPGSPPRRVTSFAELAKGRKKVGGSGSPPLRLSTGDSSLEFSPIPESQRDGTGPLDEGARCSHSLPSLPLGLCLDPSSLEAQAEQGNRDGLQQGHQSNEVKPTSFGAAGQALALLMEPSSPFSAVPASSHAQRDIRARADGGSAENRPVLRYSKEQRPTTLPIQPFVFQHHFPKQLPKTRALHSLSQLYSLSGSSRSQAPVLLAPTSQGSVLAPSAQAAAPAPRTVDGAASLSEESTRKAALDPDTSRPSPLGSYSPIRSSGPFGTSTDSSSASGSPPEHAVDGPPPRSRSCPAAANLIPVRQALMPGPAPQLEAPERLPPESSPLLSEYRLHGAGNLSHLGPTGPSLSRAESLARGGANHLSPQALKWREYRRKNPLGPPGLGGSLDRRPQETRLARRNPLFEFPGSLSAAGHLQCRLNGQAAKQLPLNHADFFSDPFSLAEKPPAEFCLSPDGNTEAVSIDLLQKKGLVKDVNTAVDLIVAHFGTSRDPGVKAKLGNSSVSPNVGHLVLKYLCPAVQAVLGDGLKAFVLDVIIGQRKNMPWSVVEASTQLGPSTKILHGLYNKVSQFPELTSHTMRFNAFILGLLNIRSLEFWFNHLYNHEDIIQAHYQPWGFLSAAHTVCPGLFEELLLLLQPLALLPFNLDLLFQHRLLQNGRQQQQQKELLRVSQGLLLSAHSTLQLARAREQESHGGTDGAAPGERVKGVGAPAGGEEEEKVAATIAEVQAGAGQGEKVAAATIAEVQAGAGQGGRARSGQAGWWYQLMQSSQVYIDGSGEGSRFPRTSEKKKVPGGSQAPPPREGVVEGAEACPTAEEAPSRERGWPFWMGSPPDSVLAELRRSREREGPVAPQGGNEEGTQQESTTGGIKWGHLFGSRKTQREARPLNRLPSDWLSLDKSVFQLVAQTVAARRESELREGPEETPALELPSNLPCEVQALCHHLATGPGQLSFCKGDVLQVLGSAGGDWLRCGRGSDTGLVPLAYVTPAPTPTFTPRGTQD
- the RUSC2 gene encoding AP-4 complex accessory subunit RUSC2 isoform X4; this encodes MPSAELSRMDSPPKLTGETLIVHHIPLVHCQVPDRQCCGGGGAGNGSSRTNPFCPPELGHPDRDLTQADSLLYSRVLPASGSAVGPGDGPKSRIRDGRGPGVPKRHNPFLMKEGEPEEPYGDCDSSTQQSFHLHGSRQPPFQLATLDPGTGKTWGATNSRAGVVEGQEQEPLSSSSEAQKCSHGYHCPPEQEAETMELDEGGGPGANDTSGFSFDQEWKLSLDESPRNPGVRACGCSGSGSRHCRCSSTSSQSEVADQSMGYVSDSSCNSSDGVLVTFSALYNKMHGHSRANLNSAPLSCSDSSFCSHSDPGAFYLDLHSSPAESKMSCESHHPDSGGGDEGCGCPHASSPELDANCNSYRPHCEPCPAAADLTACFQSQARLVVATQNYYKLVTCDLSSQSSPSPAGSSITSCSEEHTKGSPGPVSGQPTEYYLFQKPETHTEEQKAKSSPTEVGPGAGPDVIEGQVYVNVSPPILSSGRQRSRSYDRSLERSPPNRLGSLERMLSCPVRLSEGPSSLAGPGSPPRRVTSFAELAKGRKKVGGSGSPPLRLSTGDSSLEFSPIPESQRDGTGPLDEGARCSHSLPSLPLGLCLDPSSLEAQAEQGNRDGLQQGHQSNEVKPTSFGAAGQALALLMEPSSPFSAVPASSHAQRDIRARADGGSAENRPVLRYSKEQRPTTLPIQPFVFQHHFPKQLPKTRALHSLSQLYSLSGSSRSQAPVLLAPTSQGSVLAPSAQAAAPAPRTVDGAASLSEESTRKAALDPDTSRPSPLGSYSPIRSSGPFGTSTDSSSASGSPPEHAVDGPPPRSRSCPAAANLIPVRQALMPGPAPQLEAPERLPPESSPLLSEYRLHGAGNLSHLGPTGPSLSRAESLARGGGEGNITFRLSKANHLSPQALKWREYRRKNPLGPPGLGGSLDRRPQETRLARRNPLFEFPGSLSAAGHLQCRLNGQAAKQLPLNHADFFSDPFSLAEKPPAEFCLSPDGNTEAVSIDLLQKKGLVKDVNTAVDLIVAHFGTSRDPGVKAKLGNSSVSPNVGHLVLKYLCPAVQAVLGDGLKAFVLDVIIGQRKNMPWSVVEASTQLGPSTKILHGLYNKVSQFPELTSHTMRFNAFILGLLNIRSLEFWFNHLYNHEDIIQAHYQPWGFLSAAHTVCPGLFEELLLLLQPLALLPFNLDLLFQHRLLQNGRQQQQQKELLRVSQGLLLSAHSTLQLARAREQESHGGTDGAAPGERVKGVGAPAGGEEEEKVAATIAEVQAGAGQGEKVAAATIAEVQAGAGQGGRARSGQAGWWYQLMQSSQVYIDGSGEGSRFPRTSEKKKVPGGSQAPPPREGVVEGAEACPTAEEAPSRERGWPFWMGSPPDSVLAELRRSREREGPVAPQGGNEEGTQQESTTGGIKWGHLFGSRKTQREARPLNRLPSDWLSLDKSVFQLVAQTVAARRESELREGPEETPALELPSNLPCEVQALCHHLATGPGQLSFCKGDVLQVLGSAGGDWLRCGRGSDTGLVPLAYVTPAPTPTFTPRGTQD
- the RUSC2 gene encoding AP-4 complex accessory subunit RUSC2 isoform X6 — its product is MPGPAPQLEAPERLPPESSPLLSEYRLHGAGNLSHLGPTGPSLSRAESLARGGGEGNITFRLSKANHLSPQALKWREYRRKNPLGPPGLGGSLDRRPQETRLARRNPLFEFPGSLSAAGHLQCRLNGQAAKQLPLNHADFFSDPFSLAEKPPAEFCLSPDGNTEAVSIDLLQKKGLVKDVNTAVDLIVAHFGTSRDPGVKAKLGNSSVSPNVGHLVLKYLCPAVQAVLGDGLKAFVLDVIIGQRKNMPWSVVEASTQLGPSTKILHGLYNKVSQFPELTSHTMRFNAFILGLLNIRSLEFWFNHLYNHEDIIQAHYQPWGFLSAAHTVCPGLFEELLLLLQPLALLPFNLDLLFQHRLLQNGRQQQQQKELLRVSQGLLLSAHSTLQLARAREQESHGGTDGAAPGERVKGVGAPAGGEEEEKVAATIAEVQAGAGQGEKVAAATIAEVQAGAGQGGRARSGQAGWWYQLMQSSQVYIDGSGEGSRFPRTSEKKKVPGGSQAPPPREGVVEGAEACPTAEEAPSRERGWPFWMGSPPDSVLAELRRSREREGPVAPQGGNEEGTQQESTTGGIKWGHLFGSRKTQREARPLNRLPSDWLSLDKSVFQLVAQTVAARRESELREGPEETPALELPSNLPCEVQALCHHLATGPGQLSFCKGDVLQVLGSAGGDWLRCGRGSDTGLVPLAYVTPAPTPTFTPRGTQD
- the RUSC2 gene encoding AP-4 complex accessory subunit RUSC2 isoform X7, which translates into the protein MPGPAPQLEAPERLPPESSPLLSEYRLHGAGNLSHLGPTGPSLSRAESLARGGANHLSPQALKWREYRRKNPLGPPGLGGSLDRRPQETRLARRNPLFEFPGSLSAAGHLQCRLNGQAAKQLPLNHADFFSDPFSLAEKPPAEFCLSPDGNTEAVSIDLLQKKGLVKDVNTAVDLIVAHFGTSRDPGVKAKLGNSSVSPNVGHLVLKYLCPAVQAVLGDGLKAFVLDVIIGQRKNMPWSVVEASTQLGPSTKILHGLYNKVSQFPELTSHTMRFNAFILGLLNIRSLEFWFNHLYNHEDIIQAHYQPWGFLSAAHTVCPGLFEELLLLLQPLALLPFNLDLLFQHRLLQNGRQQQQQKELLRVSQGLLLSAHSTLQLARAREQESHGGTDGAAPGERVKGVGAPAGGEEEEKVAATIAEVQAGAGQGEKVAAATIAEVQAGAGQGGRARSGQAGWWYQLMQSSQVYIDGSGEGSRFPRTSEKKKVPGGSQAPPPREGVVEGAEACPTAEEAPSRERGWPFWMGSPPDSVLAELRRSREREGPVAPQGGNEEGTQQESTTGGIKWGHLFGSRKTQREARPLNRLPSDWLSLDKSVFQLVAQTVAARRESELREGPEETPALELPSNLPCEVQALCHHLATGPGQLSFCKGDVLQVLGSAGGDWLRCGRGSDTGLVPLAYVTPAPTPTFTPRGTQD